One stretch of Jiangella gansuensis DSM 44835 DNA includes these proteins:
- a CDS encoding DUF4838 domain-containing protein yields the protein MSGIELPLENAAPRTGLTIRIGSSQGEQSPKIEDLGTSGAVITVQPDVITIVGASDEGTANGVSMFCEQLLGARRLFPGPDGLDVPRSPVPSVPVGRWTHKPSFDQRCMSPFNRREGFDPQNPGEVWALQCRANWLIDQSHGLWAMAPVEKYGNPNLPTYRPDFYPILQGTRVIPAVGGKTSWEPRLSADGFLDVAVAETRARLLANPDAKTFGLGMNDSGRWSDDEVDPSRRNILGYPDMSELYYGFLNELVARLAPEFPDVKFGAIAYQHVLEPPSFQLHPSIVVFLCQERYGWIDDEYRRMDQDLTRRWLTRTESLGWYDYLEDSAYQVPRPTSRVTLEAYRWAKSVGVRYLYTELYPNFSAGPQSFLLPRMMWDVDLDLDAEINDWCRRMVGPSAAGLLRYYYSLWEDFWLKTVPSDGGWFSTGRIYFTFNAPSYLDLVSPELIAKSRQLMKRIVERATRSPDKVHGRRARMIQRGFDLVAATVDSYAGQPPVVSSRQSADQVWTTLKDRQPAAIAQADARRQLIAEFDADPALKQWNAPLALGIDWTGWQLQDVYALGDWAREDPAGPAFLDAVRTDVDSAQPTTATLASYVLAAADPEKNRQLSNFSDMEDIRYAPQVWRLTAFDQTVRTPGLTTETASSGSRSFLIPAGSLSLVYRTVILKSGPVRVRVKVRTAPGTPATFPTGGWQVQLWNTVYLKNAPALTRRSQPLPVSGLTDGWIDLEWYEMLPENVTQIVTRAMVVTSADIYLDDYEVWQFA from the coding sequence ATGTCGGGAATTGAGCTGCCACTCGAGAACGCCGCGCCGCGCACAGGCCTCACGATTCGCATCGGATCCAGCCAGGGCGAGCAATCGCCGAAGATCGAGGACCTCGGCACAAGCGGAGCCGTCATCACTGTCCAGCCGGATGTCATCACGATAGTCGGGGCCAGCGATGAGGGGACCGCCAACGGGGTTTCCATGTTCTGCGAACAGCTCCTCGGAGCCAGGAGACTGTTCCCTGGCCCTGATGGATTGGACGTGCCGAGGAGTCCGGTTCCCAGCGTTCCCGTGGGTAGGTGGACGCACAAACCCAGCTTTGACCAACGGTGTATGTCACCGTTCAACCGGCGAGAAGGGTTTGACCCGCAGAACCCTGGCGAGGTGTGGGCCCTGCAGTGCCGTGCCAACTGGCTGATCGATCAGAGCCACGGCCTGTGGGCGATGGCTCCGGTGGAGAAGTACGGCAATCCGAACCTGCCGACCTATCGGCCGGACTTCTACCCGATCCTGCAAGGTACCCGGGTCATCCCGGCCGTGGGTGGCAAGACGTCGTGGGAGCCACGGTTGAGCGCAGATGGCTTCCTTGACGTCGCCGTCGCGGAGACCCGCGCCCGTTTGCTGGCGAACCCGGACGCGAAGACCTTCGGGCTCGGCATGAACGACTCGGGGCGTTGGTCGGACGACGAGGTCGATCCGTCGCGGCGCAACATTCTCGGCTACCCCGACATGTCAGAGCTCTACTACGGATTCCTGAATGAACTCGTGGCACGTCTGGCGCCCGAGTTCCCAGACGTCAAGTTCGGCGCCATCGCCTATCAGCATGTACTCGAACCGCCGTCCTTCCAGCTGCATCCCAGCATCGTGGTGTTTCTCTGCCAAGAGCGATACGGATGGATCGATGACGAGTACCGTCGAATGGATCAAGACCTCACCCGGAGGTGGTTGACCAGGACCGAGAGTCTCGGCTGGTACGACTACCTCGAGGATTCGGCCTACCAGGTGCCGCGGCCGACGTCGCGGGTCACACTCGAGGCATATCGGTGGGCCAAGTCGGTCGGCGTCCGCTACCTGTACACCGAGCTGTACCCGAACTTTTCCGCCGGTCCCCAGTCCTTCCTCCTTCCGCGCATGATGTGGGACGTCGACCTCGACCTAGACGCCGAGATCAACGACTGGTGCCGCCGGATGGTCGGGCCGAGCGCGGCCGGATTGCTGCGTTACTACTATTCACTATGGGAAGACTTTTGGCTCAAGACGGTTCCAAGCGATGGCGGCTGGTTCTCAACGGGGCGGATCTACTTCACCTTCAACGCCCCGTCGTACCTTGACCTGGTCAGCCCTGAGCTGATAGCGAAGAGCCGGCAGTTGATGAAACGCATCGTTGAGCGCGCAACCCGGTCGCCAGACAAAGTCCACGGACGCAGAGCGCGAATGATCCAACGTGGCTTCGACCTGGTCGCAGCCACGGTCGACAGCTACGCTGGCCAACCGCCGGTGGTGTCCAGCCGACAGAGCGCTGACCAGGTTTGGACGACTCTGAAGGATCGCCAGCCGGCCGCCATTGCACAAGCGGACGCCCGCCGGCAACTCATCGCAGAGTTCGACGCCGATCCGGCCCTCAAGCAGTGGAACGCGCCACTCGCCCTCGGAATTGACTGGACCGGTTGGCAGCTCCAAGACGTGTATGCGCTGGGTGATTGGGCAAGAGAAGACCCTGCTGGGCCGGCGTTCCTGGATGCCGTGCGGACCGACGTCGACTCCGCTCAACCCACCACGGCAACGTTGGCGTCCTATGTGCTGGCGGCCGCCGATCCTGAAAAGAATCGTCAACTGTCGAACTTCAGCGACATGGAAGACATCCGCTACGCACCTCAGGTCTGGCGGCTCACCGCGTTTGATCAGACCGTTCGCACGCCGGGCCTGACCACCGAGACGGCTTCGTCCGGATCACGAAGCTTCCTCATCCCGGCCGGATCCCTCAGCCTGGTCTACAGGACCGTCATCCTCAAAAGCGGACCCGTACGAGTACGGGTGAAAGTGCGGACTGCGCCAGGGACACCAGCCACCTTCCCTACCGGCGGATGGCAGGTCCAGCTCTGGAACACCGTCTACCTCAAGAACGCGCCCGCACTGACCCGACGCTCGCAACCACTGCCAGTCTCGGGACTCACCGATGGCTGGATCGATCTCGAGTGGTACGAAATGCTGCCAGAGAATGTGACCCAGATCGTCACCCGAGCGATGGTCGTCACCTCCGCTGACATCTACCTCGATGACTACGAGGTCTGGCAGTTCGCTTGA